GATAGGCTGATGCCGTGCAGACTGGGGTGGCGAAGCAGTGCCGATCCGGACCGATCTGCCGGTGGATACGGTCGGACCGGGACTCGACGTGCGCACCGAAATGCTCACTTCGACCACGGATCTGCTCCGGATCACCTTGCCGCCCTTCGACCTACGCACGAAGCACGGCCTGCTCGAGCAGGCCGAGGTGTTTGGGACTGATCGCCGCGGCCGACGGTTTTCTGGCCGTCCACCGGCCGACCGGCCTCGCGGTTGCGGCGGGCTGGGTCGCCACGCCCACCAGCGAAGGCGGCACGCTCGGCTGATATCGCGAACCGGCCGGACTCCAGGCTTCGACTACGCCCGCCGCCGAACGGCCAAGGCGTGCGGCCTCATTCAGGGGCGGCGGGCGAAGGCGGGGGCGTGTTCGGGGCGAATACCGCGGGCGACCAGGAACGGCGGGATGCTGCGCACGATGGGGATACGGCGGAAAATACGCACGGGCAGCGGGGCGACGGGCGTGCCGGCGATATCGATGCTGCCGGACAAGGCGGGCCGGATGGCGCGGGCGTGCAGGAAGCGTTGGATGCCCTGGGTCACGGCGGTCGGCAGGGTGCGGCGGCGTTGCACCCTGGCCAGCTCGCGCACGCCCACGCTGCCCGAAAGCAAGGGCGCGGCAAGGATTCTCGCGGCGGCGACCGCGTCCTGGACGGCGAGGTTGATGCCGACGCCCGCCACCGGGGACATGGCGTGCGCCGCATCGCCGATGCACAGCAGCCCCTCGGTGTACCAGGTGGTGAGCCGGTCCAGCTGCACGTCGAGCAGCTTCACCTCGTCCCAGCCGGTGAGCACGTCCACGCGATCGCGCAACCACGGCACTGCATCCGCCATCTGCCGCATGATCTCGTCGACCGGCCCGCGCCGTGCGGCGGCGTCGGTCCCCTTGGCGATGAGCGTGGCGCACTGCCAGTAGTCGCCGCGATCCAGCAGCACGGCGGCCCGGCGCGCGGTGACGATCGGGATGGCGCCCGCAGGGTCGGTGTCGTTGCGCGGCAACCGGAACCACCACACATCCATCGGGGTGGGCCAGCTGCGCGAGGGCAGATCGACGGCGGCGCGCAGCACCGAGGAGCGCCCGTCACAGGCGACAGTGAGGTCGGCGCGGATCTCCCCGGTGGCGCCGTCGGTGGTCCGATAGCCGGCACCGACGACCTTGCCGTCCGACCACACCGGCGCTGTCGCTTCGGTATTCATCCGCAGCGTGAAAGTCGGCTCCTGAGCGGCGGCACGGGCCAGCAGGTCGAGCAGATCCCACTGCGGCACCATGGCGATGTACTTGTGTTTGCCGGGCAGGTTTTTCAACGAGGCAAGCGTCTGCAAACCGCTCGCGGTCGGCAGCGCGACCTGTTCGAGCTTGCGCGCGGGCAGTTTCGCGAATTCGTCGCCGAGACCCAGCTCGTCCAGCAGGTCGAGGGTTGTGGGATGCACGGTGTCGCCGCGGAAGTCGCGCAGGAAGTCCTTGTGCTTCTCCAGCACGGTCACTTCGACACCGGCCCGGGCCAGCAGCAATCCCAGCACCATTCCGGCGGGTCCACCGCCGACCACCAGACAGGTCGTGCGTTCCATCGACTGCCTCCCCCTCGGTCGCCCGCGCGGATACCCCCATGCTAGTCCGTGCACGAACCGGACTGCCGCGGAACGGTTCCGGGTGTCGCCCAGCCGACTACCGGTACAGGACGAAGAAGTACGGCTCGGCCAGCCCGCGCATGTCCATCACGCCGAGCAGCGTGCGCTCGTCGACCCGCCGGAAGTGGTCGATGATCGGCAGGTGGTCGTAGATCATGGCGGCACTGGCCACACCGCGGTAGTCGATATCGCGCAGCCGCGCGGTCGGCTTGCTCGTGCGCAACGCCGGTCGCAGCAGTGGGAGCGCGCGCTTTCCCGCCTGCACCACGCCGACCGGTATCCGCCCGGCCAGTCCGAGCGGCACCCGGCGCGGGTCGACGGGAAAGACGGTGCCGTCGGCGGTGGCGAACA
This genomic stretch from Nocardia brasiliensis ATCC 700358 harbors:
- a CDS encoding FAD-dependent oxidoreductase — its product is MERTTCLVVGGGPAGMVLGLLLARAGVEVTVLEKHKDFLRDFRGDTVHPTTLDLLDELGLGDEFAKLPARKLEQVALPTASGLQTLASLKNLPGKHKYIAMVPQWDLLDLLARAAAQEPTFTLRMNTEATAPVWSDGKVVGAGYRTTDGATGEIRADLTVACDGRSSVLRAAVDLPSRSWPTPMDVWWFRLPRNDTDPAGAIPIVTARRAAVLLDRGDYWQCATLIAKGTDAAARRGPVDEIMRQMADAVPWLRDRVDVLTGWDEVKLLDVQLDRLTTWYTEGLLCIGDAAHAMSPVAGVGINLAVQDAVAAARILAAPLLSGSVGVRELARVQRRRTLPTAVTQGIQRFLHARAIRPALSGSIDIAGTPVAPLPVRIFRRIPIVRSIPPFLVARGIRPEHAPAFARRP
- a CDS encoding DUF4334 domain-containing protein, translating into MAAKNGPAVDLAALRARRATPAQAWELFDRLPAAPVAEVTVGRWQGDEVDTGHPFAGVLVASGWYGKQFDDADTVHPLLFATADGTVFPVDPRRVPLGLAGRIPVGVVQAGKRALPLLRPALRTSKPTARLRDIDYRGVASAAMIYDHLPIIDHFRRVDERTLLGVMDMRGLAEPYFFVLYR